The sequence below is a genomic window from Setaria italica strain Yugu1 chromosome IV, Setaria_italica_v2.0, whole genome shotgun sequence.
aagaaaaagaaatttcatGGCATATGCATTTGTTGCTAATTACGTGTGTAATGCCCTTTTCACTAACCCTAAGCTAAATTTATTCTCTTGTTAAACCAATATTTGGTAGTTTTTCCCACTAACTCGCTAATAATTAGAGGGCAACTGTTTACAGCTGCTCGGTAAGTTGGCTGCAGCTAGCCAGCCATCAGCAGCTGCAATCGGTAGTGTCTAATACAGAAAGTGACTCACAGCTGAGTCTGCAGCTGAGCGGCTGCGCTGCTATGCAGCAGCTACAAAAATAAGCACAAGCGAGTAAGCTGTTAGTGAACAGCGAATATATTTAAGCCAATCCTAACTATATGTAGTATTTGTTTGTTCTATTtttgttgtttggttttataTTACAACTTTATGTTTTAGCTTTATTTTCTTTGGTTTTTTATATGGTGGGAAAAAAGAAACTGATTCATAGAATCTAGTTTTTCATTCATTTGCATTGGAGGAATACTTCTCCTAGCCCCTCGTCTCGGTGCCTAGCATAAAGAGGCTCTCATGCAACCCCTTTGGATATATGATCAAAGATCGGATGGGATCAAATGATACTTTCTAGCTATCTTGCTGGGGAAAGCGCCTTAGTACCGGTTtctaacccctttagtaccggttgtgcaaccggtattgctatttCCGTACTGAAGGGGGAgtctttagtaccaggtcaaataaccgatactaaaagggtattaaaaaataaaaaaatcccgcCGGCTGTGCCCGGTTGCCCCACCACCACGCCTCGTCGGTGTTGGCTGCCCCTCCCCCgccacccgccggccacccctTCTTCCCGCCCGACTGCCGCTCCTCGCCtcaggcacgaggtgaggggcgagcggaggggggaggagaagggaggccgaggagggagggagggggccggtggagggggagggagggggtcgACAGCGGAGggataaggagagaggaaggagagaagtGGGACTagggagagaaagggagaagtggcggagggagggagagaggagcgCGGACGTCAAGCGCGCTTAATTGAATTTGAGAAAGATTTCGAGTTCGGTCGAACCGGTAGTCACCCGTTAGTACCGGGTGTACTaataggtgacctttagtaccggttggaacaCCCAGCACGGGAGGCTCATGaagaactagccgttagacctgGTACTGATGATCACATAAGTACCAGATCGAAAACCAACCGGTATTAAGGACTAGGATCAatactcagttttccagtagtgatagTACCATGTGTACTaataggtgacctttagtactggttggaacactcaactagtactaaagggggtcacgggagTTCCTGCGGAACTAGCTGTTAGACCTAGTATAAATGCTCACATTAATACTGGATAAAAACTACCCGGTACTAAGGAACAGGACCGAGGACTAGGACCAATGTATAGAAAAATCTTAAGCGCCACCACGATAGAGCTTAGTTGACAATATACCGTTGAAATATTAATGTTCCGAATATCAGAAAATAGCATCCGTGATGTATGAGTATCAAAAGATACTTTGTTCTCCCCGCGACTTATTGCACAAAACTTTGCACTTAGAAGAATAGCCCCAAGTGCATTTTACAAATTCAAGTACATTTTCAAAATTAGttggaaaaaaacaaatataCATAAAGATTTCTTGCCTATGGGATCTCTGAAGAAAACTGAGATAACGCTACTGAAGAGAAGAAGATATGCTTCACACCTGTCGTGGTGTTGTGTATGAATGCAGATGCCAGCATCATATCTCTGGATCGGATGAAGTGCAGTGCAGACCTACAACCACACAAGCCACTTTAGCTGCAGTCAAACAAAGTTGAAGTCAATGACCGCGATTCCATGGACAAACTCATTTTCACGGAAACAGCGAATCATCAGTTTGGCAGGCCGCATATGTTACCTCTTCTCCGATCCGGTAGAGAAATTATTGGCACGCCGCACGCTATTCTTTGCGCTGAGGGCACAAGTTATTCACAACTCTGCTTGATAAGGCGAGGAAATCAGCAGGTCACTGGTGGAGAAACATGGACCAGAACCCTGCGCCGGCGGTTCCGGCGGCCATCAAGTACACCAAGGAACCGACGGGCGGCGGCATCAGCGGCGCGACCCTGGAGGCGAACATGGCCGTGAGCAGCGTCGTCAGGAGCCAGACGGCAGCCTTGGTCCTGCCCCTGTCCCCCTCCCCGCGCTCGAACCTACGGAGGAAGTGGAAGAGCAGCGCGATGGAGGCGTAGGCGCCGGCGACGAACGCGACGGAGCCCGGGTCGTCCCGCGATCTGTAGATGGCGAGCGCCGAGTTGCCCGTCAGCGCGGCGAAGCCGAGCGTGGTCAGCAAGCCGTGGCGGTGGAAGTCCATCTGCTCTGCCTAGTGCCGAGCGTGTGCGAGCTTGGCGGCCACGACGTAACCACGCCGCTTTTATAGGCCCATCCGCCGCCCAAGGAGATGGAGATTGGTCAGATGGGCAACGACAACattttagagcaactccaagagtatcctaaaaaattcttccccaaaactatgtattggggattctcctaaaaaaaatttcccccaaaaacatatcagtccacagcagatcgctaataaatagcccctaatatttcaaacacaggccaagttatcatattgggcccatcggaagggacgcgcgggcgtgcgggaatcaggattgggggaggaacgccaacgctaaaatatacacggtggcaggctgttttttagcgtcgctaaaaaattggggaaggtttaggtggattgttggagttcattttttctctcttttttcctaaaaaaagtattgggggtaagattagcagtctcttggagttgctcttacaaACGAAAAACAGATGGCACGCAGTGCGCTACGTCACCTCCAAGATATCGTATTCTTCGTGCCTTTTTTAAACGAAAACCTCGAAGGTTCGAGCATTAATCATTTCATTGGATGTAAGTCCTGGAATTTTAGAGAGTTCTGAGGATGTTTCCGGAACAAGCACGTAGACAAAGGTCGGCCACGGTGTCAGTCGATCTGGTGCGGGGAATATTAAGGCATCCAGCGGATTATGACGTCAGCGCCGATGTGGCGTGACCGTCAGCCGTGACTTCACAGGCCATGGCCACGGCCCGAGGGGAGTTGCCGGATTTTGGGACACGGAGCGAGCATGGCGGCGCCGCGGTCCGCTGCGACCTACTCCAGGACGAGGCGAAGTCCTCTACCTCCTCCCTAGCCCATGGTCAGCGGcaagccgccggcggcgcctgtGGGCTGCTAAATTACAACGATGAGACGGAACTCGACTCGAAATTCGCCGGTGCGGCTGACGGAAGTCCCCAGTGTCCCCCAGCATCACATATATGCCCTTTCTGTAAGGAAGACTCGAAGTGCGCATCGACCTAGGCTGGTGATGCTTCTCATTCATAATGGAGATTCGATGCGATTCGATTGGGAGAGGGCCGTAGAGGAGAAAAGAGGCAGCAAAGCAGCTTCCAGGAAATCCTAGAGGTGGCGTTTGGACAGGGGCTGGGAAAGGGAATGGGAAATGAGGTGGGATAAAAAGAGGGTTAGGGATAAGGATATGTGTTTCAAACCCGTACCCACGTTATCCTCAACATGCTCATATATGTGCGCGTAAAAAAACAACTAGGCAAACAATATTCAGATTAGCAATGACTTTATGCATACGCATGCAGACTGCACACTGTACATATTCATGATTCGGTGACAATACAAATTTCACCATGGCTCCAAGTGATAGGAACTCAAGTTTGTTTCTGACAGCACATGGCAACAAAATAAAGGCCTTAGTTTAGTTGCCAAAACTTGGAGTGCCCAAATTACTGTGcgagcactgtagcacactgtagcgtttcgtttgtatttgtgaattattgtccaaacattgactaattaggctcaaaagattcgtctggcaaagtacaataaaattgtgcaattagtttttaatttcgtctacatttagtactccatgcatgtaccgtaagtttgatgtgacggggaatcttctttttgcatagtgccaaagttggaagttgggggtgaactaaacaagggctaacCCAATGCAAAATGAACTTCACTGTTTCGGTCAACCACGGTTGACGAGTACCTAGCACCTGGGCATCATGGCAAtacttagagggtgtttggttctttagaaccttctaaaattcctgtcaaatcaaatgtttagatactaattaggagtattaaacatagattaattacaaaaccaattgcacggatgaaggctaatttgcgaaacaaatctattaagtctaattactctatgatttgacaatgtgatgctacagtaaacatgtgctaataatatgttaattaggcttaatagattcgtctcgcgaattagcctccgtctgtgtaattagttttataattagctcatgtttagtcctcctaattagcctataaatattcgatgtgacatgaattttagtacAGACTAAAGATCAAACCACCCCTTATGCTACAGAAAAAGGGAGCACCGGAATTCTACATTTTCTTAGGCCTTTTGAGCACTTGATGAACAAACTCAGATTTCAACTCATCAGGCGTGGTAAAGAACAGATTCAACCGTTTCTCATTTTGACCAATCACTAGAGCAGCCTGCACGACTTGGTCACGGCTAAACCCAGATAATTTCTTAAGCACACTGAACAATTGCTTCCTCCTTTCATCAGTCCGCTTCTGAGCCTCAAGTTCCTGGGTAAATGCAGACTGCATTGCATTCATAGCAGCTGCGTTTGCTGTTTCAGCTTCCACAAGAGTGTTCAGTGCTTTTGAATATTTGAAAACTCCGAGGCAAGGATATTATCATCCAAAAGCACCCTCTTACGACCAGCTAAAGATTTAACTCCACTTGATGAGTTGCTACCATGGCATGGCGGTTGTGAATGGGAGTCAACTGCACTGTCCATCTGTTGGGTTTGTTCAATCACATCTGTAGAGGATAGCTCTTCATGCAAGTCAAATTGATCTCCAGGTCCTTTAGCCTTCGCTCCTTTTGCCAAGTCACTAGCATAAATCTCAAATAACCTATCAAAATTCACAAAGGGCTTCCCATACAAAGCTGCTGCTCCAGGTCGACTCTGCAGACATATTAGATTGTCATTATCAAAAAGACATTAGAACAAAATTATGAATTACGATGCATGTATGCATGACCAACTGTACCTTTGCCCAGCCCATGAATTGGTCTTTGTCTCCAACAACCATTTTTCGCTCATCATCCCAGTCAAAGCCACTACCAGACTACTGAATATCCAAGATATAAGACAGTAGCTTCTTCAGTGTCTTCACTTTAGATTGAATATGAGGGTCAGCTTTAATATGAGCATTTGGTAGTCTCTTAGCAAGCTCCTTTTCAATTAAGGAAAGGTATCCAGACTTATGGCCTGTGTCCACCTTCCATCCAGAATCATTCATTTCATACAGTACATCAGTAAGTACCTTTTCCTCTTCTGCAGTCCAGGGCCTCTTGTGTCTCTTCTTCCTTAGCCTTATAGGTTTGCTTTCCTTGTTTGTCTATTTTATACTAATAAATTAAGTAAAATGACAAGATGTATACAAGTGATTACTTAATTAACAATCAACATATCAGAAAGTTCAGTGTACAGACATTGAAAGTATATAGAACCACTAGAATAAAAGATATATATTGATACAAAAGCCATGACACTCAGTCCATTATCTAAACTTCAAGTTTAGACCAGCATTGCAAAATAATTAAACAAACATAACAAAAGAGACCGCTACAAAAGCCAAGCTACATGTAGATGTAAGCTAAAGCACATCTTTCACCGATGTTTTGCTTTCCATGCATCCCACATCTTACTTGCTACACCATCTCTAAATTCTATCCACTCCGTTGATGAGTCAGTACGGTCAATCACACCTGTGGTGCTGCCTTCATGTTCCAGAAGGCATCCACTTGTGCCTCAAATGGATCAGAACTCATTTGTTGTCGTATGAGATTGTGCAGGTAGCAGCAAGCAAGGATTATACCGTTTTGGGTATCTATAGGGTAATAGGATCCATTTCTAATTATACCCCAACGTAGTTTTAGTAACTCAAAGGTTCTTTCTATCACATTTCTTGCTGACGAGTGCCTCATGTCAAACaattcctcctttttttttaggTGGGTTACTCCATTCTTTTAGGTGGTAGCGTTGTCCTCTATATGGAGCAAGAAATCTATCGTAATTCTTGTACCAAGCATCCATGAGATAGTAGCAGCCTACGTTGCACAAAGCacaatttattttcttataatCATTTCGTGTCTATTGACAGTATTGTGCACTTAGTTAATATCGCTCACCACGAGGAACCTTGACACCATTTGGCCTTGCCAAGGCATCTCGGAGCACCCTTGCATCCGCAGCTGACCCTTCCCAACCAGCTAGTGTATATGTGAATTGCATGTCAGGCGCACAACATGGAGTGCCATCAAAAGCTTTATTCTATGCGGTCCCATTTCTTGGCATAAGACTAGGATGTCTCTCTTTCTTGGACGACGGGCCATTTCTGTGAAATAATATTTGATAAGTTATATTGACATAAAATTTTGGTTTGGTACAATTAGAACACAAAGGCGCAACTCAAAATCATCGCAGTTGGACGACATAGATACACACAATCAAATATTGCTCAAATAATTGTTGAGTAAAATACATTTGACATCCAAAATTAAATGGAGTGAAACATATGTAATACATCATCAGTGTTGTCTTGTTGGGCGGCATCACCAACAGTTGGATAGCCGCTAACATCATGTTCGTTATGCTGAATGTAAACCTCTAAAAACTTAGCCCCGTTTGCATACTTCATCATTTCAGAAATAGAAGTGTCATCTTTCAGATGGTCTATACCACCTTCATCAAGACTACGACCTGGAATGGCATCCTTGAAGCCTACAGTTTTGGACAGTTGTACTAAATGATAGTATGATAATTCGTCCTTGTCAATTTTTTGAAAAGGAGTGATACCACCTCCATCGTAAGTTAGTTCATCTTGTTTTGAAAAAGCACCCCCATGGTGCATCAAGATATTGACACATCCTGGAGCCATCATCTGTGTAATGGTGGAGTTAATGTTAGCAATACATGATTTCTTATTTAACAGAATACTAGATAATGATGCATGCTATTTAAACAAAGGAAGTTATGTTAGTCAAATTAACCACTGAATTAAGCAAACTAACATGCTTAAATGTGCGCCGAAACTGAATATATATAATACATGTGTACTATCCATGGTAGGCTATACATGTGTACTATCCACGGGCACTGGGAGCAGGAAGTAGGAGGAGGCTATCAACGAGACAGGGGAAGAGAGTGCCCGAGGTAGGAATCAGGCGGGCGTGGCACGGCTGCTCCGTCGCGTCCCTCCGGACAAGGTGAGGAAGAGCGCTGGAGACGGATGGAGATCAGAGAGTGGAGGGACCTTATCTGTTTTCAAGGGTAAGAAGGTAATTTCACGTTTATTTCAGCTGTATCCCGCCCAAACCCACCCCCACCGGTGGGTTTTGAACGCTGGGAAATGAGGTATTTCTATCCCAATCCAGAACCTCCTCCATTTCCCTATCCCACTCCCAAATATTGGGAAAAAACTAACCCACCCCTCATTTCCCTATCCTAACCCCCATTTCCAACTTCCCAAACGCCACCAGAGGGTTCCACCGGTAGAACAATAACTTCGATTAAACCTATATCGATGGCCCTGGCTCTGAATCGAAGGCCATGAGAGGAAAGATGAGCGAGAAGGGATCATCAAGAGCTCGTGATCAGAGCCCATGATCGCATGGGAGAACCGTGAGGCGGCGTGATCCGGATCTAAGCGAAAACAACTGTTAAAAAGACACAGCACCAGAAGCTGACCTCGTGTTTGGCACTATTTGTATTTTCTTTCGTATGCATCGCCCCCGCGTGGGCGACACGGGCGGGCGAATGCCGACGTCGGCTCCCactcccccctcctcccttcccttcaccgcgccgccgctcgagctGGCTGCCGAAAGCCCGAGCAGCCCGCAATGATGGTGGCAGCGGGGCGGCCTTTTTCTCCTCTTCGTGGCCAGGTGGGCACGACCGCCTCAATCATTGGAGGGACGACCCGCAGCTGCGCCGGCGAGGACGGCCAGATCGGGCCCTGGCGGGTGTGGATTCGACGTCCCCGAGGCCGGATCCACTGATGATGGGGGGCGACGGGACGTGGTGGGCGACAGCCGGCGACAGGCCCTTAGGCGAGTGCTCGGGGAGGCAGAGGTTGGACGAAGACTAGCTTGCCCTCCCTCCGTACAGCCCTCAGGGCGTCGGAGAAGTGGCACCCGTAGAAGAACGGTGGTAGGCACCGTACTGCTGCTCGAGCATGCTAAAGAAGACGACCTCCTCGGAGATAAACGACGGAGGAAGAACTGGAGGCGGCGCCTGCGACGGTGGCTGGAGATAGTGGGGAGTGGCCGGGTAGTGGTGGCTCCGGCGGCGAGGGATCAACCTCGACAGGCCCTCCATGATGCTGGTCGGCATCCATGCCAGGGTGCGAGTGAAGTTGTTGCAGGAGTTCCGGAGGCTCTCGTCCGCGCTGCTACTGCTGCCCCAGGCGACGAGGAGATGGCTGGCCCAGCAGCACGCCACGTCGGGGAAGAAGATGCGGTGATCGCGGCAGCTTGCCCTGATGGATCTGGGAGGCtgtggaggaggtggcctagtGCGGttgtgggaggaggaggaccgaCGAGGCCCCGTGCAGGAACAGCGGCGGCCATTTTCAGGGAGCTGAGGCTGCACGTGCGTGATGGTGCGCGGTCAATTGAATGAGCGGACCGGCCAGCGGTGGTGGACGGAGGACGGCCAGTCCGGCGTGTGACTGCGCAGCGACAGTGTGGTGTCGGCCAAAGGTGGGGCAAGCGACAGGCCAGCGGGGAGTGTGGAGAGAGAGCGGCACGAGGACCGTGGCTGAGACCTGGGTTTGGCGCACACGGTAGCTCGGGGCTGGCGGCAATGGCTTCCTCTTCTCCCGCCCGTGTGACACGATAGCTCCTGTATCTTcaccggtggcggcgtggtgtcGCGGCTGGGGTAGCctgtgcaaggcgtgccagcgACGCCATGGAGGTGCGGTAGGAACGCCTAGCGCAGGGGCGCGCTGGCGCCACCGAGGTGGTGTTGCGGGCATTTTGGGGCCACCTCTTCTCTAAGGAGTTGCAGAGACAGCGCGGGAGAGGGAAGCGGCTGGGTGATGGTAGGGGGCTCGAGTAGCGTGGAGAAGGTTGCACACGGTGAGACGCATACGTAAGGTGGCGTTGCACCGAGGAGACACCCGACAACGCGTGTGTTGACCCAAAATCCtgaaggtggtggaccctgcatcaccacatgaggacctgggagatctgctaaactccagtgcagaatccaaatcggcgtgcatggtgtgcgcgggcgtgccagtcagtttgaccattcaactgacaaggtggagataattctctcgaagttcgatggagtcggccgatcgagccgatttaatataatttacaataaccatcagccatacgaccgataggaaacacgatgctgttgagttgttgctccaccatagctagagccacaagccgatgagatctaaactaacatcaccaccaatatttttaggtgaaaccacagcgatgcgcccggtagttgcagtctagaaatatttagcaggtcgttaatctgaaccccgccaactgatgaatccaatcacaatggaacttactcccaacagcactcgaaggggtaaccaagattaagatgcaacaggctattaaatgatctatcgtctatgatgaaccgatctaaagctaattaaagcaaactgaacggcaagacgaaagaatagataaatatcagccgatgcaagcttaatcaaggtgagataactggtgaataccgtagatcgagacagaagcgatgcgacgtaagtcaaagatccaagatacgcgataactggtagatgaaactagacgaaaccacagcgatgcgcccggtggttaaagcctagaacacctggtgacggaacttgcagctcgccagagatcgaggtcgatgcagcccagcttgctagaaggaactcgtcgagaatctacattactccta
It includes:
- the LOC101767447 gene encoding uncharacterized protein LOC101767447, translated to MDFHRHGLLTTLGFAALTGNSALAIYRSRDDPGSVAFVAGAYASIALLFHFLRRFERGEGDRGRTKAAVWLLTTLLTAMFASRVAPLMPPPVGSLVYLMAAGTAGAGFWSMFLHQ